Proteins co-encoded in one Bremerella sp. TYQ1 genomic window:
- a CDS encoding small basic protein, which translates to MTIDKSLKVKRGGISTRSVLKRTERIAQMKAQGKFDEESQSPIGLPKTKVIKISMKKKKKVKEEDAKK; encoded by the coding sequence GTGACCATCGATAAAAGCCTGAAAGTGAAACGGGGCGGTATTTCGACCCGTAGTGTGCTCAAGCGTACCGAACGTATCGCTCAAATGAAGGCCCAGGGCAAGTTCGACGAAGAGAGCCAATCGCCTATCGGTCTGCCCAAGACCAAGGTCATCAAGATCTCGATGAAGAAGAAGAAGAAGGTCAAAGAAGAAGACGCGAAGAAATAG
- a CDS encoding DUF3891 family protein has protein sequence MIVRPYKISPDESALFLIPQSIHAALSGDLASHWGNGPFQPLVHPEVVWPAIFHHDDGWIPVDKSPPIDPETKRPVSFLDSPADDSHAIWTHSIEWAGRISPFAQYLIAEHFMMLREHSHSAESEAGQRFIHKYEELCDTWRDNWESRHPLCDDHEVKLAIRQLRFFDWFSLWLCLDHRTETHTFEETPGEAPLTVEPQGDGTFLTSPWPWTTDDVHVAVGGHLVPDRDYTSTEDLLSEMNDWCRLEWVFRPK, from the coding sequence GTGATTGTTCGCCCTTATAAGATCTCGCCCGACGAGTCGGCGCTGTTTCTGATTCCGCAATCGATCCATGCGGCTCTTTCCGGCGACTTGGCCTCGCATTGGGGCAACGGGCCGTTCCAACCGCTGGTGCATCCAGAAGTCGTTTGGCCAGCCATTTTCCATCATGACGACGGTTGGATTCCTGTCGACAAGTCTCCTCCAATCGATCCAGAAACGAAACGCCCGGTCTCGTTTCTTGATTCCCCTGCGGACGATTCGCACGCAATTTGGACTCACTCGATTGAATGGGCCGGTCGCATCAGCCCCTTCGCTCAGTACTTGATTGCCGAGCATTTCATGATGCTCCGGGAACATAGCCATTCAGCCGAGAGCGAAGCAGGGCAGCGATTCATCCACAAGTACGAAGAGCTGTGCGACACGTGGCGCGACAACTGGGAATCAAGACATCCGTTGTGCGACGATCACGAAGTAAAACTGGCAATCCGGCAGTTACGGTTCTTCGATTGGTTCAGCCTATGGCTTTGCCTCGATCACCGAACCGAAACGCACACCTTCGAAGAAACGCCTGGCGAAGCTCCACTGACAGTCGAGCCGCAAGGAGATGGCACCTTCCTGACATCCCCTTGGCCCTGGACGACCGATGACGTGCATGTTGCCGTGGGAGGTCACCTGGTGCCGGACCGCGACTACACCAGCACGGAAGACTTACTCAGCGAGATGAACGATTGGTGCCGGCTAGAGTGGGTGTTCCGGCCAAAATAA
- a CDS encoding serine/threonine-protein kinase yields MSLLKKFKSLFAGQQRLDIASRFQILKEAVSGTMSEFYKVREHSTGQTLGLKILDLEKQQFFDSRFQGLSRPKEGEIAMSLTHPCIVRTLEHGMVTSGQQYVLMEFLEGKGLNSLIVDRDPMLEGKQLLLLRQMADALACVHEAGYIHRDICPRNFIAAPDCRSCKLIDFGLTLPAKPEFMAPGNRTGTPNYMAPEIVRRRPTDQRVDIFSLGVTAFRLLVYELPWASVEGTGRDALTHDTMPPGNIFDHRPKLNQDLGKLIMSCIERDPRNRPETARDLLNALQRIKSVDA; encoded by the coding sequence ATGAGTCTGCTCAAGAAGTTCAAGTCGCTCTTTGCCGGCCAACAACGGCTCGATATCGCCTCGCGATTTCAGATCCTCAAAGAGGCGGTCTCCGGCACCATGAGCGAATTCTACAAGGTTCGCGAGCACTCCACCGGGCAGACGCTTGGGCTGAAGATCCTCGATCTGGAAAAGCAGCAGTTCTTCGATTCCCGTTTCCAGGGCCTTTCCCGGCCGAAGGAAGGGGAAATCGCCATGTCGCTTACCCATCCTTGCATCGTTCGTACGCTCGAGCACGGCATGGTTACCTCGGGGCAGCAGTACGTCCTGATGGAGTTTCTCGAAGGCAAGGGGCTCAATTCGCTGATTGTCGACCGAGACCCCATGCTCGAAGGTAAGCAGCTCTTGCTGCTGCGGCAAATGGCCGATGCGTTGGCCTGCGTCCACGAGGCCGGCTATATCCACCGCGATATTTGCCCGCGTAACTTCATTGCGGCCCCTGACTGCCGTTCCTGTAAGCTGATCGACTTCGGCCTTACGCTGCCGGCCAAGCCAGAGTTCATGGCACCTGGCAACCGCACAGGAACCCCTAACTACATGGCTCCGGAAATCGTTCGCCGGCGACCCACCGACCAACGCGTCGATATCTTCTCGCTTGGCGTAACTGCTTTCCGATTATTGGTTTACGAATTGCCTTGGGCCAGCGTAGAAGGAACCGGACGCGATGCGTTGACCCACGATACGATGCCGCCGGGCAACATCTTCGACCATCGGCCGAAGCTCAATCAGGATCTCGGCAAGTTGATCATGTCCTGTATCGAGCGAGATCCGCGGAATCGGCCGGAAACGGCTCGGGACCTGCTTAACGCACTGCAGCGAATCAAATCGGTCGACGCGTAA